One Molothrus aeneus isolate 106 chromosome 6, BPBGC_Maene_1.0, whole genome shotgun sequence genomic window carries:
- the CALCB gene encoding calcitonin gene-related peptide 2 isoform X2, whose amino-acid sequence MVMLKISSFLAVYALVVCQMDSFQAAPVRPGLESLTDRVALSDYEARRLLNALVKEFIQMTAEELEQASEGNSSVTAQKRACNTATCVTHRLADFLSRSGAVGKNNFVPTNVGSKAFGRRRRSVPM is encoded by the exons ATGGTTATGCTGAAGATTTCATCTTTCCTTGCTGTTTATGCCTTGGTTGTTTGCCAGATGGACAGCTTCCAGGCAGCTCCAGTCAG ACCTGGCTTGGAGTCCCTCACGGACCGAGTGGCTCTCAGTGATTACGAAGCTCGGCGGTTATTAAACGCGCTGGTGAAAGAGTTCATACAGAtgacagcagaggagctggagcaagCCTCCGAGGGGAACAG cAGTGTAACAGCACAGAAGAGGGCCTGCAACACAGCCACCTGTGTGACCCATCGCCTGGCAGACTTCCTGAGCAGGTCAGGGGCAGTGGGCAAGAACAACTTCGTGCCAACCAACGTGGGCTCCAAGGCCTTCGGCAGGCGGAGGAGAAGCGTCCCGATGTAA
- the CYP2R1 gene encoding vitamin D 25-hydroxylase isoform X2: protein MDCNGNDPESTYSRENLIFSVGELIIAGTETTTNVLRWAVLFMALYPNIQGQVQKEIDLVIGPNKMPTLEEKGKMPYTEAVLHEVLRFCNIVPLGIFHATSKDTVVRGYTIPGGTTVITNLYSVHFDEKYWSNPEVFFPERFLDSNGQFVKKDAFIPFSLGRRHCLGEQLARMEMFLFFTSLLQRFHLHFPHGAIPELKPRLGMTLQPQPYLVCAERR, encoded by the exons ATGGATTGCAATGGAAATGACCCAGAATCTACATATTCaagagaaaatttaattttctccgTTGGAGAACTCATCATAGCTGGGACAGAAACCACAACAAATGTTTTAAGATGGGCAGTGTTATTTATGGCTCTTTATCCAAACATTCAAG GGCAAGTTCAGAAAGAAATTGATCTTGTCATTGGCCCAAACAAAATGCCCACCTTGGAAGAGAAGGGCAAGATGCCCTACACTGAGGCTGTTCTGCACGAGGTGCTGAGGTTCTGTAACATTGTCCCACTGGGGATTTTCCATGCAACTTCCAAAGACACTGTTGTGCGTGGGTACACCATTCCTGGAGGCACCACAGTCATTACCAACCTCTACTCTGTTCACTTTGATGAAAAATACTGGAGCAATCCAGAAGTGTTTTTTCCTGAGAGGTTTTTGGACAGTAATGGGCAGTTTGTCAAGAAAGAtgcatttattcctttttccctAG GAAGAAGACATTGCCTTGGAGAGCAGCTGGCTCGAatggaaatgtttctttttttcacctcGTTGCTACAGCGATTTCACCTGCATTTCCCTCATGGAGCGATCCCAGAGCTGaagcccaggctggggatgaccctgcagccacagccgtACCTGGTGTGCGCTGAGAGGCGCtga
- the CYP2R1 gene encoding vitamin D 25-hydroxylase isoform X1 — MRVAAEPGARPGAATATATATATAGSGSWLLALAALLALLLALVVRQLLKQRRPPGFPPGPAGLPLLGNIPALGAEQPHVYLRRQSLIHGQIFSLDLGGISAVVLNGYDAVKECLVHQSEIFADRPSLPLFKKLTNMGGLLNSKYGRGWTEHRKLAVNTFRVFGYGQKSFEHKISEESLFFLEAIDTYKGRPLDLKHLITNAVSNITNLIIFGERFTYEDTEFQHMIEIFSENIELAASASVFLYNAFPWIGILPFGKHQQLFKNAAEVYEFLHELIERVSENRKPQSPRHFVDAYLDEMDCNGNDPESTYSRENLIFSVGELIIAGTETTTNVLRWAVLFMALYPNIQGQVQKEIDLVIGPNKMPTLEEKGKMPYTEAVLHEVLRFCNIVPLGIFHATSKDTVVRGYTIPGGTTVITNLYSVHFDEKYWSNPEVFFPERFLDSNGQFVKKDAFIPFSLGRRHCLGEQLARMEMFLFFTSLLQRFHLHFPHGAIPELKPRLGMTLQPQPYLVCAERR, encoded by the exons atGCGGGTGGCGGCGGAGCCCGGGGCGCGCCCGGGCGCGGCGACAGCGACAGCCACAGCGACAGCCACAGCGGGCAGCGGCTCCTGGCTGCTGGCGCTGGCGgcgctgctggcgctgctgctGGCGCTGGTGGTGCGGCAGCTGCTGAAGCAGCGGCGGCCGCCCGGCttcccgcccggccccgcggggctgcCGCTGCTCGGCAACATCCCCGCGCTGGGCGCCGAGCAGCCGCACGTCTACCTGCGGCGGCAGAGCCTGATCCACGGGCAG ATCTTCAGCCTTGACCTCGGGGGAATATCTGCTGTTGTGCTGAATGGCTACGATGCAGTGAAGGAATGCCTTGTCCATCAAAGTGAAATTTTTGCAGACAGGCCCTCTCTTCCCTTGTTCAAGAAACTGACAAACATGGGAG gctTACTGAACAGTAAATATGGCAGAGGATGGACAGAACACCGCAAATTAGCTGTAAATACCTTTCGAGTTTTTGGATATGGTCAAAAGTCCTTTGAACACAAAATTTCAGAAGAATCTCTGTTTTTTCTTGAGGCCATTGATACATACAAAGGCAGACCCCTTGACCTTAAGCACTTGATAACAAATGCTGTTTCAAACATTActaatttgattatttttggAGAACGTTTCACATACGAAGATACTGAATTTCAGCACATGATTGAGATTTTTAGTGAAAACATTGAATTAGCTGCTAgtgcttctgtatttttatataatgcTTTTCCTTGGATTGGTATCTTGCCATTTGGGAAACACCAGCAGCTGTTCAAAAATGCAGCTGAAGTCTATGAGTTTCTTCATGAGCTTATTGAACGTGTCTCTGAAAATAGGAAGCCTCAGTCACCTCGACATTTCGTAGATGCATATTTAGATGAGATGGATTGCAATGGAAATGACCCAGAATCTACATATTCaagagaaaatttaattttctccgTTGGAGAACTCATCATAGCTGGGACAGAAACCACAACAAATGTTTTAAGATGGGCAGTGTTATTTATGGCTCTTTATCCAAACATTCAAG GGCAAGTTCAGAAAGAAATTGATCTTGTCATTGGCCCAAACAAAATGCCCACCTTGGAAGAGAAGGGCAAGATGCCCTACACTGAGGCTGTTCTGCACGAGGTGCTGAGGTTCTGTAACATTGTCCCACTGGGGATTTTCCATGCAACTTCCAAAGACACTGTTGTGCGTGGGTACACCATTCCTGGAGGCACCACAGTCATTACCAACCTCTACTCTGTTCACTTTGATGAAAAATACTGGAGCAATCCAGAAGTGTTTTTTCCTGAGAGGTTTTTGGACAGTAATGGGCAGTTTGTCAAGAAAGAtgcatttattcctttttccctAG GAAGAAGACATTGCCTTGGAGAGCAGCTGGCTCGAatggaaatgtttctttttttcacctcGTTGCTACAGCGATTTCACCTGCATTTCCCTCATGGAGCGATCCCAGAGCTGaagcccaggctggggatgaccctgcagccacagccgtACCTGGTGTGCGCTGAGAGGCGCtga
- the CALCB gene encoding calcitonin gene-related peptide 2 isoform X3, translated as MVMLKISSFLAVYALVVCQMDSFQAAPVRPGLESLTDRVALSDYEARRLLNALVKEFIQMTAEELEQASEGNSVTAQKRACNTATCVTHRLADFLSRSGAVGKNNFVPTNVGSKAFGRRRRSVPM; from the exons ATGGTTATGCTGAAGATTTCATCTTTCCTTGCTGTTTATGCCTTGGTTGTTTGCCAGATGGACAGCTTCCAGGCAGCTCCAGTCAG ACCTGGCTTGGAGTCCCTCACGGACCGAGTGGCTCTCAGTGATTACGAAGCTCGGCGGTTATTAAACGCGCTGGTGAAAGAGTTCATACAGAtgacagcagaggagctggagcaagCCTCCGAGGGGAACAG TGTAACAGCACAGAAGAGGGCCTGCAACACAGCCACCTGTGTGACCCATCGCCTGGCAGACTTCCTGAGCAGGTCAGGGGCAGTGGGCAAGAACAACTTCGTGCCAACCAACGTGGGCTCCAAGGCCTTCGGCAGGCGGAGGAGAAGCGTCCCGATGTAA
- the CALCB gene encoding calcitonin gene-related peptide 2 isoform X1 encodes MVMLKISSFLAVYALVVCQMDSFQAAPVRPGLESLTDRVALSDYEARRLLNALVKEFIQMTAEELEQASEGNSLDKPISKRCASLSTCVLGKLSQELHKLQTYPRTDVGAGTPGKKRNVLSDLEHERYANYGEPLGNN; translated from the exons ATGGTTATGCTGAAGATTTCATCTTTCCTTGCTGTTTATGCCTTGGTTGTTTGCCAGATGGACAGCTTCCAGGCAGCTCCAGTCAG ACCTGGCTTGGAGTCCCTCACGGACCGAGTGGCTCTCAGTGATTACGAAGCTCGGCGGTTATTAAACGCGCTGGTGAAAGAGTTCATACAGAtgacagcagaggagctggagcaagCCTCCGAGGGGAACAG CCTGGATAAGCCCATTTCCAAACGCTGTGCCAGTCTGAGTACTTGTGTGCTGGGCAAACTGTCTCAAGAGTTGCACAAATTGCAAACTTACCCTCGCACTGACGTCGGGGCTGGAACTCCTGGCAAGAAGCGGAATGTGCTGAGTGACCTGGAACATGAACGCTATGCAAACTATGGGGAGCCCCTGGGAAACAACTAG